The Caulifigura coniformis genome includes a region encoding these proteins:
- a CDS encoding dienelactone hydrolase family protein, which produces MMILRTTTIGLHPFTLALAFLATPLALHAAEPGRTLTPPEKIVSTWDDLTEGVTTPEQWSARKSDLKRRYLELLRDQHKPAKRPPLDLQVHESVVVDGLYERRLVSYSVEADERAHAYIGIPLKREKSLPGVVAMHGTSDRGKEMAAGLAELAGPKFTPDKAYLDHLCRRGYVAIAPDHFTAGHRIPKEGSYVTSAFYEKHPDWTAVGKFTYEHSIAIDVLQSLPEVDKDHIGCMGHSLGGQGTLFLAAYDERIKAAASNCTAPTFRQNAKATEWSRNRWYIYFKPLRPDLLEGQLPPIDFHEIMALVAPRALLDVSALNDGDGLTQRQRVLALLKVADAYQFEKASQNFAFFVHGRGHSVPYESRELIYGFLDAHLKPAEATAAKAVE; this is translated from the coding sequence ATGATGATTCTCCGAACCACCACCATCGGCCTGCATCCGTTCACGCTGGCCCTGGCCTTCCTCGCAACGCCCCTCGCGCTGCACGCTGCCGAGCCTGGCCGGACGCTCACGCCCCCCGAGAAGATCGTTTCGACCTGGGACGACCTGACGGAGGGCGTCACCACGCCCGAGCAATGGTCCGCGCGAAAGTCCGATCTGAAGCGCCGCTATCTCGAGCTTCTTCGAGACCAGCACAAGCCGGCGAAACGCCCGCCGCTGGATCTCCAGGTGCACGAGTCGGTGGTTGTCGACGGTCTCTACGAGCGGCGTCTCGTGAGCTATTCGGTCGAGGCCGACGAACGGGCGCACGCCTATATCGGAATTCCGCTCAAACGCGAGAAGTCGCTTCCGGGCGTGGTTGCGATGCACGGCACATCTGATCGCGGCAAGGAGATGGCCGCAGGACTCGCCGAACTCGCGGGCCCGAAGTTCACACCGGACAAGGCCTACCTCGATCACCTCTGCCGCCGCGGATACGTCGCGATCGCCCCCGATCATTTCACCGCCGGCCATCGCATCCCCAAAGAGGGCTCTTACGTCACTTCGGCCTTCTACGAAAAGCACCCCGATTGGACGGCCGTCGGCAAATTCACCTACGAGCATTCGATCGCCATCGACGTTCTGCAGTCGCTCCCCGAAGTCGACAAGGACCACATCGGATGTATGGGACACTCGCTCGGCGGCCAGGGAACGCTGTTCCTCGCCGCCTACGACGAACGGATCAAGGCGGCCGCCTCGAACTGCACAGCCCCGACGTTCCGTCAGAACGCGAAGGCGACCGAGTGGTCACGTAACCGCTGGTACATCTACTTCAAGCCGCTGCGCCCCGACCTGCTCGAAGGTCAGCTGCCCCCCATCGACTTCCACGAGATCATGGCGCTCGTCGCGCCCCGGGCGCTGCTCGACGTCTCAGCCCTGAACGACGGCGACGGGCTGACGCAGCGACAGCGTGTCCTGGCGTTGCTCAAAGTCGCCGATGCCTACCAGTTCGAGAAGGCGTCCCAGAACTTCGCGTTCTTCGTCCACGGCCGCGGGCATTCCGTCCCTTATGAATCCCGCGAACTGATCTACGGCTTCCTCGACGCCCATCTGAAACCCGCAGAAGCAACCGCGGCCAAGGCCGTCGAGTAA
- a CDS encoding NAD(P)H-dependent glycerol-3-phosphate dehydrogenase → MNTAVLGAGAMGTLCSLILCNRPGRRVTLWGHRKSNVDDIALRRENRRLLPGVPLPEALVVTSEIDEAVRDVECLVVAIPSAYLRETLRDLAARIPANLPVVSVIKGIENSTFRRPSEIVLETIGPRPVVVLSGPCHAEEAARGLPATLVAASSDLPWAERVRDEFSTESFRIYTNTDIVGVELAGALKNVMAIAAGICDGLGYGDNAKSALITRGLVEMTRFVVALGGDAATLAGLAGVGDLITTCISPHGRNRHVGQRLGQGESLAAITASMSSVAEGVTTCGGVHAIAAAKGIRMPIANEVYEVLFNGKAAADAARDLMHRPAGHE, encoded by the coding sequence ATGAACACTGCCGTACTGGGCGCCGGAGCCATGGGAACGCTCTGTTCCCTGATTCTCTGTAACCGTCCGGGACGGCGGGTCACCCTGTGGGGCCACCGGAAATCGAATGTCGACGACATCGCCCTCCGTCGCGAAAACCGCAGGCTGCTCCCGGGCGTCCCCCTCCCCGAAGCGCTGGTTGTCACGAGCGAGATCGACGAAGCCGTGCGGGATGTCGAATGTCTCGTCGTCGCGATTCCCTCCGCCTATCTCAGGGAAACCCTGCGTGACCTTGCCGCGCGCATTCCCGCCAATCTCCCGGTCGTCAGCGTCATCAAGGGGATCGAGAACTCCACTTTCCGCCGGCCCAGTGAGATTGTCCTCGAGACGATCGGCCCCAGACCGGTCGTCGTTCTCAGCGGCCCGTGCCATGCCGAAGAGGCTGCCCGCGGCCTTCCCGCCACGCTCGTCGCCGCCTCCAGCGACCTCCCGTGGGCTGAACGGGTCCGCGACGAGTTCTCAACGGAGTCGTTCCGCATCTACACGAACACCGACATTGTGGGCGTCGAACTCGCCGGGGCTCTCAAGAACGTGATGGCGATTGCGGCCGGCATCTGCGACGGGCTCGGGTACGGCGACAACGCGAAGAGCGCCCTGATCACCCGCGGGCTTGTGGAAATGACCCGCTTCGTGGTCGCCCTGGGAGGAGACGCCGCGACTCTCGCGGGCCTCGCCGGAGTGGGAGACCTCATCACGACCTGCATCAGCCCTCATGGCCGAAACCGGCACGTCGGCCAGCGTCTCGGCCAGGGCGAGTCGCTGGCGGCGATCACCGCCTCAATGTCCTCCGTGGCTGAGGGAGTCACCACCTGCGGCGGCGTCCACGCCATCGCGGCCGCGAAGGGAATCCGGATGCCGATCGCGAACGAGGTTTACGAGGTGCTGTTCAATGGAAAGGCCGCGGCCGACGCCGCCCGCGACCTCATGCACCGCCCCGCCGGACACGAGTGA
- a CDS encoding DUF1802 family protein: protein MTTENSIALKEWAAVCLALAEGRQSLLLRKGGIAEGSGGFRMEHPEFWLFPTQFHQSPDQLSPEGSELLSRVQQQAPAAGRLRIDAFATIRSVAFIDDEKRLSEFDGRHVMSTDVVRERFHYRRPGLFVAAVEVHRRSDPVEIPDEPRYAGCHSWVDLSSPISTAELSPVVPVRALAESIALVESFRR, encoded by the coding sequence ATGACGACAGAGAACTCGATCGCGTTGAAGGAATGGGCGGCTGTCTGCCTGGCGTTGGCCGAGGGACGACAGTCGCTTCTGCTTCGTAAAGGAGGGATCGCCGAGGGCTCCGGCGGATTCCGGATGGAACACCCTGAGTTCTGGCTGTTCCCCACCCAGTTCCATCAGTCGCCCGACCAGTTGTCGCCGGAAGGGTCTGAACTGCTTTCACGCGTTCAGCAGCAGGCGCCTGCCGCGGGCCGCCTTCGAATCGATGCCTTCGCGACGATCCGCTCCGTCGCGTTCATCGACGATGAGAAGCGCCTGAGTGAATTCGATGGGCGACATGTGATGTCGACCGATGTTGTCAGGGAGCGCTTTCATTACCGCCGCCCCGGGCTGTTCGTCGCGGCGGTGGAGGTGCATCGCCGATCGGACCCGGTCGAGATTCCCGACGAGCCGCGCTATGCCGGTTGCCACAGTTGGGTCGATCTCAGTTCGCCGATCTCGACCGCGGAACTTTCGCCTGTCGTGCCTGTCCGTGCACTCGCTGAATCGATTGCCCTGGTGGAGTCCTTTCGCCGCTGA
- a CDS encoding serine/threonine-protein kinase, whose translation MKFTFAPESKPLEGYTIKRAIYRGGFGEVYYALSDAGREVALKLLQHNTEVELRGVQQCLNLSHPNLVTIFDIRQDGDGDHWIVMEYVAGETLDQAIRRFPSGMPMEEIRRWLPGIAEGVSYLHDNGLVHRDLKPANIFSDSGCVKVGDVGLSKFITQSRRSAQTQSVGTVYYMAPEVAKGRYGKEVDVYALGVILYEMLTGKVPFDGDSTGEILMKHLTEKPDLSKLPPRLRNVVGRSLEKDPARRYASPREFALAVDAAVVGRHSAPATEFTAAGGDFARSGEASPRFRRATRAGCRKLCGMKPWPQEDGSDYGQAAFTWFCLMIFFSMMQIWVLTPISLMFAMYYGGNWAYRKATGVGGSVASAFRSAIAGATSQPPLVARHAAAAGHHVAGAARSVKDTVTNVIFPASLSQSAAPALTRWTHWTGAAPLAAIIAVLTTLAATFVTARFTSRPMFRIFHDSNPGSWISFATFVGSAIAACWGITAACKYWEGRSPAGIARRLSLGAVGLVVGAFSGAISRYLAVDGQVPALFGDILNGAWNRNPPGGALIGELQRAFGLADPLIVATALLFGVFFALRNWSRQTDEARPSRFRLSSLFATVFTAWFAGALFGVMSPTFLTWAAVVSSSVQLASVWRPTTVDRRAV comes from the coding sequence ATGAAGTTCACGTTCGCCCCCGAATCGAAGCCGCTCGAAGGCTATACGATCAAGCGTGCCATTTATCGCGGCGGGTTTGGCGAAGTCTACTACGCGCTCTCCGACGCCGGACGCGAAGTCGCCCTGAAGCTCCTGCAGCACAACACCGAGGTTGAGCTCCGCGGCGTCCAGCAGTGCCTCAACCTGAGCCATCCCAACCTCGTCACGATCTTCGACATCCGCCAGGACGGCGATGGCGACCACTGGATCGTGATGGAGTATGTCGCGGGCGAAACGCTGGACCAGGCCATCCGCCGGTTCCCCTCCGGGATGCCGATGGAGGAAATCCGTCGTTGGCTCCCCGGTATCGCGGAAGGGGTCTCGTACCTTCATGACAACGGACTCGTCCATCGCGACCTCAAGCCTGCGAACATCTTCTCCGACAGCGGCTGCGTGAAGGTTGGGGACGTCGGCCTCTCGAAGTTCATCACCCAGAGCCGCCGCAGCGCGCAGACCCAGAGCGTCGGCACGGTCTACTACATGGCCCCCGAAGTCGCGAAGGGACGCTACGGCAAGGAAGTCGACGTCTACGCACTCGGCGTCATCCTCTACGAGATGCTCACCGGTAAAGTCCCCTTCGACGGCGACTCCACCGGTGAGATCCTGATGAAGCATCTCACCGAAAAACCTGATCTGTCGAAGCTCCCGCCGCGGCTTCGCAATGTCGTCGGTCGTTCGCTCGAGAAGGATCCTGCCCGCCGCTACGCCAGCCCCCGCGAGTTCGCCCTCGCCGTCGACGCTGCCGTCGTCGGCCGCCATAGCGCACCGGCCACGGAATTCACCGCGGCGGGCGGGGACTTCGCACGATCCGGAGAGGCCTCTCCCAGGTTCCGGCGCGCTACCAGGGCAGGCTGCCGGAAGCTCTGCGGAATGAAACCGTGGCCGCAGGAAGACGGCAGCGACTACGGCCAGGCCGCCTTCACCTGGTTCTGCCTGATGATCTTTTTCAGCATGATGCAGATCTGGGTGCTGACCCCGATCTCGCTCATGTTCGCGATGTACTACGGAGGCAACTGGGCCTACCGCAAGGCCACCGGCGTCGGCGGAAGCGTGGCCAGTGCGTTTCGTTCCGCAATCGCCGGCGCGACCTCGCAGCCTCCGCTCGTCGCCCGCCACGCGGCGGCGGCCGGACATCACGTCGCCGGCGCCGCGCGCTCCGTGAAGGACACCGTCACCAACGTCATCTTTCCCGCGTCCCTCAGCCAGTCCGCCGCTCCAGCCCTGACCCGCTGGACCCACTGGACGGGCGCCGCCCCCCTGGCCGCGATCATCGCGGTCCTCACCACACTCGCCGCAACGTTCGTCACCGCCCGCTTCACCTCGCGGCCCATGTTCCGGATCTTCCATGACTCCAACCCTGGATCGTGGATTTCCTTCGCGACGTTTGTCGGCTCCGCCATCGCCGCGTGCTGGGGCATCACCGCCGCCTGCAAGTACTGGGAGGGCCGCTCCCCCGCCGGAATCGCCCGCCGCCTCAGCCTGGGGGCCGTCGGCCTGGTCGTCGGCGCCTTCAGCGGAGCGATCAGCCGGTATCTGGCCGTCGATGGACAAGTCCCCGCCCTGTTCGGCGACATCCTGAACGGCGCCTGGAACCGCAACCCGCCCGGCGGGGCGCTCATCGGCGAACTTCAGCGGGCATTTGGACTTGCCGACCCGTTGATCGTCGCCACGGCGCTCCTTTTCGGAGTCTTCTTCGCCCTCAGGAACTGGTCCCGTCAGACCGATGAGGCCCGTCCGTCCCGATTCCGACTCAGCTCGCTGTTCGCGACGGTCTTCACCGCCTGGTTTGCCGGCGCACTGTTCGGCGTGATGTCTCCGACGTTCCTCACCTGGGCCGCCGTCGTCTCGTCGTCCGTCCAGCTCGCCTCCGTCTGGCGACCCACGACCGTCGATCGTCGCGCCGTGTAG
- a CDS encoding ubiquitin family protein yields the protein MASVFEQSQQHIGDTNFTERRKQPSGAPGVERRQFSDSRESSRPEIDELAKAVDQYKLIHRRRFITFEELYDVMMSLGYHR from the coding sequence ATGGCGTCCGTCTTCGAGCAGAGTCAGCAGCACATCGGCGACACGAACTTCACGGAGCGGCGCAAGCAGCCTTCGGGCGCTCCGGGTGTCGAACGCCGGCAGTTCTCCGATTCGCGCGAGTCGTCGCGTCCGGAGATCGATGAGCTCGCCAAGGCGGTCGACCAGTACAAGCTGATCCATCGCCGTCGGTTCATCACGTTCGAAGAGCTTTATGACGTGATGATGTCGCTTGGCTATCATCGCTGA
- a CDS encoding glutamate-5-semialdehyde dehydrogenase, with protein sequence MNNWTDYARGYGQQARIASRQLALAPTEAKNLWLKTAAAELRRHSARLIAENAKDVAAAPSFGLNAAAIDRLTLNEKRIDGVASALEEVAALADPVGEVIERSTRPNGLAIQRVRVPLGVVFFIYESRPNVTADAAAICVKSGNAVILRGGKEALHSNLAMHQLLSETLAACGLPKDAVQLVDTTDRDAVGAFLKLNEFIDVTIPRGGKTLIERVAAEATMPVIKHFDGVCHVYVDKSADLVMAEKILINSKTHRPGVCNAAESVLIHRDVAVPFLKSAGVALEKAGVQVRGDARVRELLPSATPATEQDYRTEYLDLILSARVVDNFQEAIDHINEYGSHHTDAIVTRDGEAARQFTAAVDSSAVMVNASTRFNDGGELGLGAEIGISTDKFHARGPCGLRELTSYKYIVEGAGQVRA encoded by the coding sequence ATGAACAACTGGACTGACTACGCCCGTGGATACGGGCAGCAAGCTCGAATCGCCTCGCGGCAGCTCGCGCTCGCCCCCACTGAGGCGAAGAACCTGTGGCTGAAGACCGCGGCTGCCGAATTGCGCCGTCATTCGGCCCGGCTGATTGCCGAGAACGCCAAAGACGTGGCCGCGGCTCCGTCATTCGGACTGAATGCTGCCGCGATCGATCGCCTCACGCTCAACGAGAAGCGGATCGACGGTGTCGCCTCGGCGCTCGAGGAAGTGGCGGCGCTGGCCGACCCGGTGGGGGAAGTGATCGAACGGTCGACGCGACCGAACGGGCTGGCGATCCAGCGCGTGCGGGTTCCCCTGGGAGTGGTGTTCTTCATTTACGAATCGCGTCCGAACGTCACGGCTGATGCGGCGGCCATCTGCGTCAAAAGCGGGAATGCGGTGATCCTGCGTGGCGGCAAAGAGGCCCTGCATTCGAACCTGGCGATGCACCAGCTGTTGTCGGAGACACTGGCCGCCTGCGGGCTGCCGAAGGACGCCGTACAACTCGTGGACACCACCGACCGCGACGCGGTCGGGGCGTTCCTAAAGCTCAACGAATTCATTGACGTCACGATTCCCCGCGGCGGCAAGACCCTGATCGAGCGCGTCGCGGCGGAAGCGACGATGCCGGTCATCAAGCATTTCGACGGCGTCTGCCACGTCTACGTCGACAAGTCGGCCGACCTGGTGATGGCCGAAAAGATCCTGATCAACAGCAAGACGCACCGGCCCGGCGTGTGCAACGCGGCGGAATCCGTGTTGATCCACCGCGATGTGGCGGTTCCGTTCCTGAAGTCGGCCGGAGTGGCGCTCGAGAAGGCAGGCGTGCAGGTGCGGGGAGACGCGAGAGTGCGTGAACTGCTCCCGTCCGCGACGCCCGCAACGGAGCAGGACTACCGGACCGAATACCTCGACCTGATCCTGTCGGCCAGAGTGGTCGACAACTTCCAGGAAGCAATCGATCACATCAACGAGTATGGGTCGCACCATACGGATGCGATCGTGACGCGCGACGGAGAGGCGGCACGCCAGTTCACTGCGGCCGTCGATTCCTCGGCCGTCATGGTGAACGCCAGCACGCGATTCAACGATGGCGGCGAACTCGGGCTGGGAGCCGAGATCGGCATCAGCACCGACAAGTTCCACGCACGGGGCCCTTGCGGCCTGCGGGAACTGACGAGCTACAAATACATCGTCGAAGGCGCAGGGCAGGTACGTGCCTGA
- a CDS encoding lysophospholipid acyltransferase family protein: MSPDLSGFLIVLLFAATAVGVVAAAIRRTGACWKTWMLVAIAKTYGGLFFGLRYRQHSPFPPGGALILVNHRSPVDPLFILATTARDPFRGPMTVIEFLTATEYTRIPGAIGFICKYMRSIPVDRDGEDMESAKVALRRMRAGFTVGIFPEGRINFGPGLLPPIGGVAWLALKAGRPVVPAYIHGAPQVASKSMVAPFLTKRRVQVDYGPPVDLSAYDGVRVTPAILSDVSRMLMEKLAETGGLRTGGLKVAQPDGRVSA; the protein is encoded by the coding sequence GTGTCGCCGGACCTTTCTGGTTTTTTGATCGTTCTGCTGTTCGCCGCGACCGCTGTGGGCGTGGTGGCGGCGGCCATCCGGCGGACCGGCGCATGCTGGAAGACGTGGATGCTGGTCGCCATCGCCAAGACTTACGGCGGGCTTTTCTTCGGGCTCAGGTATCGACAGCATTCGCCGTTTCCCCCGGGCGGCGCGCTGATCCTGGTCAACCATCGCAGCCCGGTCGATCCCCTGTTCATCCTGGCGACGACGGCGAGAGATCCCTTTCGCGGGCCGATGACGGTGATCGAGTTCCTTACGGCCACCGAGTACACGCGGATTCCCGGCGCGATCGGATTCATCTGCAAGTACATGCGTTCGATTCCGGTCGATCGCGACGGCGAGGACATGGAATCGGCGAAGGTGGCGCTGCGGCGGATGCGGGCAGGTTTCACCGTCGGCATTTTTCCGGAAGGGCGGATCAACTTCGGCCCGGGCCTGCTGCCGCCGATCGGGGGCGTCGCCTGGCTGGCGCTCAAGGCGGGCCGGCCGGTCGTTCCAGCCTATATTCACGGCGCGCCCCAGGTGGCGTCGAAGAGCATGGTCGCTCCGTTCCTGACGAAGAGACGTGTCCAGGTCGATTATGGGCCCCCCGTCGACCTGTCGGCCTATGATGGGGTGAGAGTCACGCCGGCGATCCTCTCGGACGTTTCGCGCATGCTGATGGAGAAGCTGGCCGAAACCGGGGGCCTGCGCACGGGGGGACTCAAAGTCGCCCAGCCTGACGGTCGGGTTTCGGCCTGA
- the ribD gene encoding bifunctional diaminohydroxyphosphoribosylaminopyrimidine deaminase/5-amino-6-(5-phosphoribosylamino)uracil reductase RibD produces the protein MRQALTLAALGIGRVEPNPAVGAVIVDDNLQLLGQGYHEEFGGPHAEAGALAEAGAYAKGATLYVTLEPCAHHGKTPPCADAIIQAGLQRVVIAMQDPFPKVDGRGIDLLKKAGIAVEVGLLENEARRLTAPFRKLTETGLPYVHAKWAMTLDGRIATASGDSKWITSEESRVRGHRLRGRMDAILVGCGTVLADDPLLTARVGAPVRKATRIVFDSHAKIPLDSQLVTTAKDTPVLVIASARADRAKVDQLRQKEVEVLQLASDPSENRAAAVQNVLEELGRRRMTNVLVEGGGQLLGSFFDAEQVDEAHVFMGPRIIGSADARSPVCGEGRRWIADAAEFELLSHERIGDDVYLKYVSRPGSDFE, from the coding sequence ATGAGGCAAGCCCTTACGCTGGCGGCCCTCGGAATCGGTCGAGTCGAGCCCAATCCCGCGGTCGGCGCCGTCATCGTCGACGACAACCTCCAGCTCCTCGGCCAGGGCTACCACGAAGAATTTGGCGGACCACATGCTGAGGCCGGCGCCCTCGCTGAAGCAGGCGCATACGCAAAGGGCGCCACACTTTATGTCACACTGGAACCGTGCGCCCACCATGGCAAAACGCCCCCCTGCGCCGACGCCATCATCCAGGCCGGCCTCCAGCGCGTCGTCATCGCCATGCAGGACCCCTTCCCCAAGGTCGACGGCCGCGGAATCGACCTGTTGAAAAAGGCCGGCATTGCGGTGGAAGTTGGACTCCTGGAAAACGAGGCCCGCCGCCTGACCGCTCCTTTCCGCAAGCTGACGGAAACCGGACTGCCCTACGTCCACGCCAAGTGGGCCATGACGCTCGACGGCCGCATCGCCACGGCCAGCGGCGATTCGAAGTGGATCACCAGCGAGGAGAGCCGTGTCCGTGGTCACCGCCTCCGTGGCCGCATGGACGCCATTCTCGTCGGCTGCGGGACGGTCCTGGCCGATGATCCCCTGTTGACGGCCCGCGTGGGCGCTCCTGTCCGCAAAGCCACCCGCATCGTCTTTGACTCCCACGCGAAGATCCCGCTCGATTCGCAACTCGTCACGACGGCGAAGGACACGCCTGTCCTGGTGATCGCCTCCGCACGGGCCGATCGTGCCAAGGTCGACCAGCTCCGGCAGAAGGAGGTGGAAGTCCTGCAGCTCGCGTCTGATCCCTCCGAGAATCGCGCCGCCGCGGTCCAGAATGTTCTCGAGGAACTCGGCCGACGCCGGATGACCAACGTTCTCGTGGAAGGGGGTGGCCAGCTGCTGGGCTCGTTCTTCGACGCCGAACAGGTCGACGAGGCGCACGTCTTCATGGGGCCCAGGATCATCGGCAGCGCCGACGCGCGGTCGCCGGTCTGCGGGGAAGGGCGCCGCTGGATCGCCGATGCGGCGGAATTTGAGCTGCTCAGCCATGAGCGCATCGGCGATGATGTTTATCTGAAGTATGTTTCCCGTCCCGGGTCCGACTTCGAGTGA
- a CDS encoding aldo/keto reductase, which produces MVSPSHLRRLGRTDIHVSPVAMGTWPLAGISSINVTDEASIATLQAAVDAGINFFDTAYVYGYTGESERLMARALGRRRKEIVIASKGGLEWGPDKKQVRNGRPETIKRHCEESLKRLGTDVIDLYYLHAPDVNTPLAESAGAFRELLDAGKIRAVGVSNFEQVTQFEEFSAVCPISADQPPYNMLQREIETTTLPWCRANGVSVMPYWPLMKGLLAGKLPRNHQFDPNDKRLTYPLFQGEEWQKNQDFLDSIRPIAEESGKTVAQLAIAWVIQRPGITSALCGAKRPEQIRETAVAMDWTFTPDQLARIDHAITERGPVKAR; this is translated from the coding sequence ATGGTGTCTCCCTCTCATCTGCGTCGTCTTGGCCGTACCGACATCCATGTCAGTCCCGTGGCGATGGGGACGTGGCCTCTCGCGGGCATCAGCAGCATCAACGTGACCGATGAGGCGAGCATCGCGACGCTGCAGGCGGCCGTGGATGCCGGGATCAACTTCTTCGACACGGCGTATGTCTACGGCTACACCGGCGAGAGCGAACGATTGATGGCCCGGGCGCTGGGGCGCCGGCGAAAGGAGATCGTGATCGCGAGCAAAGGAGGGCTCGAATGGGGGCCCGACAAAAAGCAGGTGCGGAACGGACGCCCGGAAACGATCAAACGCCACTGCGAGGAAAGTCTGAAACGCCTCGGCACGGATGTGATCGACCTCTATTACCTGCACGCGCCGGACGTCAATACGCCGCTGGCTGAATCGGCAGGGGCGTTTCGCGAACTGCTGGACGCCGGGAAGATCCGTGCAGTAGGCGTCTCGAACTTCGAACAGGTGACGCAGTTCGAAGAGTTCAGCGCCGTCTGCCCGATTTCGGCCGACCAGCCTCCCTACAACATGCTGCAGCGGGAGATCGAGACGACGACCCTTCCCTGGTGCCGGGCGAACGGAGTGTCGGTGATGCCGTACTGGCCGTTGATGAAGGGGCTGCTGGCCGGAAAGCTGCCGCGCAATCACCAGTTCGACCCCAATGACAAGCGGTTGACGTATCCGCTGTTCCAGGGGGAGGAATGGCAGAAGAACCAGGATTTCCTCGACAGCATCCGGCCCATCGCCGAGGAAAGCGGAAAGACGGTCGCGCAGCTGGCGATTGCGTGGGTCATCCAGCGTCCGGGAATCACTTCGGCCCTCTGCGGGGCAAAAAGGCCCGAACAAATTCGTGAAACGGCTGTCGCGATGGACTGGACGTTCACGCCAGACCAGCTGGCCCGAATCGACCACGCGATCACCGAACGCGGCCCCGTGAAGGCGCGGTAA
- a CDS encoding efflux RND transporter periplasmic adaptor subunit, which translates to MPEGHSSIEVTVRRGRRLRRWAVLLGVIGLGVSGLIGGRAALSEPEPREVAVPVSLVAPMPGTTVARRAPLSLVLTQRGALDCVQKTTLFSRVEWETKLTYVLPEGAFVKKGDVVASLDVSKLREEYGDEQVDVMTAETALAAAEDALLLQRIDNENLLASAGLKKDLTALSLEGYTAAEYPYQVRDLERQIAAAEDALHTARERFDFTQRLRTKGYAQAVEVDKVRLTLNQAEQKFNDLSESLRVLEKHQHQRTLKALEGDARTAEHNLTRAESLAELRLLARQRIINSQRQRLMRQKQQFDWATRMLAECEIRAPHDGQVVYAQQRDAVEPIGEGVKVKFLQPIAVIPDRSKMKVTVRVHETQRRLLSVGLPSEIRTDADPRRVIRGTVAGFSQFPVTGRFPNYDLREYEVVVNLEEGVELTPGLTARVDLIAASKADALQVPFEAVTEVDDCHLVFVRQGTDVVPCEVTLGERSEDHVEILAGLDEGQLVVLDPRERCQDAIVSWERSRRDVLQSVTVLGE; encoded by the coding sequence ATGCCTGAGGGCCACTCATCCATCGAAGTCACCGTGCGCCGCGGTCGTCGTCTGCGCCGGTGGGCCGTTCTGCTCGGCGTGATCGGGCTGGGCGTGAGCGGGCTGATTGGCGGACGTGCCGCGCTCTCCGAACCTGAACCGAGGGAAGTCGCCGTTCCGGTCTCGCTCGTGGCCCCAATGCCGGGAACGACCGTCGCCAGACGTGCGCCGCTTTCGCTCGTGCTGACTCAGCGGGGAGCACTCGACTGCGTGCAGAAGACGACGCTCTTCAGCAGAGTCGAATGGGAAACCAAGCTCACCTACGTCCTGCCGGAAGGGGCATTCGTCAAGAAGGGGGACGTCGTCGCCAGTCTCGACGTCTCGAAACTGCGCGAGGAATATGGTGACGAGCAGGTCGACGTCATGACCGCTGAAACAGCGCTCGCGGCCGCCGAAGACGCCCTGCTCCTGCAGCGCATCGACAACGAAAACCTGCTGGCGAGCGCCGGGCTGAAGAAGGATCTGACGGCTCTCTCTCTTGAGGGCTACACGGCTGCGGAATATCCGTATCAGGTGCGCGACCTGGAACGTCAGATTGCCGCCGCCGAAGACGCCCTGCACACCGCCCGCGAACGATTCGACTTCACCCAGCGGCTGCGGACCAAGGGGTACGCGCAGGCCGTCGAGGTCGACAAGGTGCGGCTGACGCTCAACCAGGCCGAGCAGAAATTCAACGACCTGTCGGAATCGCTACGGGTTCTCGAAAAGCACCAGCACCAGCGGACATTGAAGGCGCTCGAGGGAGATGCCCGGACTGCCGAGCACAACCTCACGCGCGCGGAATCCCTTGCGGAACTGAGGCTGCTGGCTCGTCAACGGATCATCAATTCCCAGCGCCAGCGGCTGATGAGGCAGAAGCAGCAGTTCGATTGGGCCACCAGAATGCTCGCGGAGTGCGAGATCCGCGCGCCGCACGATGGGCAGGTCGTTTACGCTCAGCAGCGGGATGCGGTTGAGCCGATCGGTGAGGGGGTGAAGGTCAAGTTCCTTCAGCCGATCGCCGTGATTCCCGATCGATCGAAGATGAAGGTCACGGTCCGTGTGCACGAGACGCAGCGGCGTCTCCTCAGCGTGGGGCTTCCCTCGGAAATCCGGACGGACGCAGATCCGCGGCGGGTGATTCGCGGCACGGTCGCCGGCTTCTCGCAGTTCCCCGTGACGGGCCGCTTTCCGAACTACGATCTGCGCGAATACGAAGTCGTCGTGAATCTCGAGGAAGGCGTGGAACTGACGCCGGGCCTGACGGCCAGGGTCGACCTGATTGCGGCCTCGAAGGCGGATGCGCTGCAGGTTCCGTTCGAAGCGGTCACGGAAGTCGACGATTGCCACCTTGTGTTTGTCCGCCAGGGAACGGATGTCGTCCCCTGCGAAGTGACGCTCGGCGAGCGTTCGGAGGACCACGTCGAGATTCTTGCGGGGCTGGATGAAGGGCAGCTGGTTGTGCTCGATCCCCGTGAGCGGTGCCAGGACGCGATCGTCTCCTGGGAAAGGTCGCGTCGCGACGTGCTGCAGTCGGTGACCGTGCTCGGAGAGTGA